GACATATGGAATCTGAGGCCCCCTGAATGTTAGCCcaacacatgaaaataaatagatattctgTATGATGTTTTAATGGACCATTGAAAAACAATATAGTTCCATTTAGAAATATCTTGTTCCAAAAAATCtagtgttcattaaaaaaaacacctacTGAAAATATTGCACTGCACATTCTAGAGTACACAATTTCTAAGCCTATATGCACAGTTTCTTGTACTCACAGATTTCAgcctttggtgttttttttatCTTACCCAAACTATATGTCCACAACCCACTGAGTATTACTCACCAAAATGCCACTAATTTTTGTCACTTAAGTGCTTTCATTAAGATATTGTGTAGTGAtatggcagaaaaaaaattggtatgGCTAAGAGGAAAGGGGCTTCAAATGACCTAACACTTGTCTTGTATGGACAGGAGGCCTATGAATGGGATACCTAagtaatttttttacttaaatgatCACATGCCATTCTAATAGTGACAAGTACATGCCATTCTAATAGTGACAAGTACTTTTGTGAGTGGATGGAGGTCTTTATGAAGGCCTGAGATCTACAAATAGAAACTATTATAAGCAGAGTGCAAGTAGAAAGAGAAGGCCCCAGGTCTCATGCACTTAAAAACAATTAGCATTTAATAGTTCCAACATACATATTTTCACCCTAACGTGATTGTAGCAAAATGATCATAGAACTTGGAAACCAGTGTGGCTGGCTATAGGCATAGGCAGGATAGAGACCAATACTTAAGAGCTGTGGGGTCCCAGTTCTGGCTTTGACTTCTGGCATCAAAATTAGTTGGACAATGGGGTCTGGACTATATTTAAATTGGAAATATTGAGCATTACTGGGTTAAAATATCATCTTCCACTTATCAATGTGGCCAAAACGTCCCAGAGCTCTTAAAGCACATAAGGTCCCACATGTAAGGCTGATTCCATATGTGGCTACAATGGAGAGTTCTAGGCTATATTCCTGTGAAAGCTCCTGCCCCCTTCCCAACCTAGGTCTCTTTTTGGGGTCATTTCTAACTGTCTCTCACTACCTTGGGTCACTATTTTTATCATAGATGTTGTAAAAGTATAGATTAAAAGCTATGCAGGACAAATATATCAACTGACAAGAACTAGCTGCATATTCATAATATAGCATATAGCTGGCAGTCATGGTAATCAAAATTTGACAaactgtttttgtattttaatatggTATCTTCAGGATGCTTATATTGGGCACATAATGATTACTCAGAGCTCAAGAATTTTTCCTGCCATAgtgcaaaagcaaaagaaagagctATGTAGTTGCTGTTAAATGCTGATCCCAGAGTAGTTTGAGAAATTTTAAAGTCCCTTTCCATAGTCTTAGCTGTTGTCTTAAGATATATCTAACTATAACATGGCACTGAAACGTAGTTTGTAGCTCGCAGATTCCTAGaactcagagctggaagggaccttagacCAAACATCTAGCCagtacagaaattatttttatgatattttaacaGATGGTCATCCAGCATCTTGAATATTTTCACTATTAAGGCAGTCCATTCTATTGTTGGACATCTCTCATAAGTTCATTCTAATGCTGGGTTAAAGTATGTTCTCTTGTTACTTTCAACGTCCTAGTTTGGCCAGCTCAACATACAGTGCATACAAGAAATCAGTTCCTTCTTCTACAATAAATATTCGAGTTACGGAACCTTAGGAGAAGAGTCCAGTATCCTCCAACCGGTTCTGAAGGCTTCTCTGAGAGCACAGTATGGTGGACCAAAGGACCATCAAAATTATGAGCAGAGTGCACTGCATCCAAAGCCATATACTAAGCAGCATTGCTAAATTGATAAGAGGTTGTCAGAGAAGCAATATCCCTGTGCAGCAAAAGTAGACTTATGAAGTGAAAGCAGACCAACCTTTTCTTTGCAAGGGTGGTTGGCATATTTAAACATAATCCATTCACTAGGACCCTGTTACTTCAAACACAAGGAGTATAATAAATCTCCAGTGTCATTAGTGTATCTCTTATTGAGATGGTATTTTTTTGAAAAGCTCAGATGGGAGCAAACCATACATAAGGATTTAAACAAGGCAGTGTACATCATTATACTTTTGCATTCCTAATAATTACAACCTCTTTATAATTCAAGCTTAGGACATCCTAGTTTGCATTATAAACTTTATTGTAATACGACTCagagtcttatttttttcccctttggcagACATGTCAGAAACTGCCTGGCAAGAGTTGATGGTGACATTTGTTAGTTGATTAATGGAATGCTTTAAGGGATAGCTGTAGCTCTTTAACTCCTTCATGCGGCTGGGTTCTAAGTTTAAACTGTGATTTGAAAAATATCTAAATCTTTCAGAACTAAAGCTTTCTGAAATGTCCTGAAACACACAAGAAGGAAATAGCAGAAATCACGCAAAATACACTTGGcttaataaagctttttttttttaaatcgctCTACAACTTCAATTTGAAAGGCTCTGATTTACAATCATAACCTTATCTCTTAcccttttgtatgtgtgtgcagtCTTAGAGGGGCAAAGTTATTCTTACACTACTGACTGACCAGTTGGGGCACACTTTTAAAAGGCTTCCCACTTTTAACAGCATGAAGATCCTGCTTTGGAACCACTGTTCAAGTCAATAGTGTGACCTAACATGCAATGCTCCAGCTGTTCCTCTACAGCTAACACCTGCCTGACAGCTTCTTCAAAGGCCACTGTCACATTAGTATCATCTTTGGCACTTGTTTCTAGATAAGGGTAGTCTCCATTCTCCATACACCAGGCCTGTGCCTCCTCAGTAGTCACTTGCCTATCCTCTTTGTCTACTTTGTTACCCAGAACTACAAAGGGGAAGTGCTCAGGGTCTTTCACATCTGCGTAGTAGATGAATTCTTTCTGCCAGTTACCAAGGTTCTCAAAGCTCTGCCGGTCATCCACGCTGAAAGTCAAGAGGCAGCAGTCTGCTCCCCTGTAGAAGGGTGTCCTAAGGCTCTTGAAGCGTTCCTGCCCTGCAGTGTCCCAGATCTGGAGAGTTACAAAACGTCCATCTACCTCCAGATCTCGATTTAAGAACTCTACCCCTATGGTGTGAAAAGCCTGGGAGTCAAATTTATTGGTTACATAACGGTTCATGAGCGAGCTTTTCCCAACTCCACCATCACCCAAGAGAATGACCTTTAAGAGCAGGGATTTCCCACTCATTGTTGTAGCACCAGATGGAGATGAGTTTATAACCAAGAGaacctgaaaataaaagaaaaagtagaaggtAAAACAGTTAAACCTGAAACTGAAATCAACTTCATAGTAAATTTCTCTGAATTACAAGGCcttattatttaacttctcttaaTTCATGCTCATTAAATGATATAGTACAGCAGAAGGAATAAAACTCTTTTTCCATAAGGGAGAAAATATGTCTTGTTTTTCTGAAGTCTCTTGCCTGTGCCAGGAAAATGGCTGAATGCCATGCATAAATGGACTAGCAGATGGTGATGTAATCTGGTTCAGTTCTGACCCTATTCTAGGGGAGAAAGCCTAGAACAGGAATGCTACTCAAATGTGTAACGTATTAGCTTCTGGTGTGGACAGTTCCAAACAAGAGGCAAAGAGTATGAAATTGATTAGAGGGGTTTGAAGTCTGTTCCTGATGGACCCAAGAACTGTTGAGGAGAGAAAGCTGTGTAAGCTGGAATCTTGATTCTGTTAGTAGAGGTTTAGGTTAGAATCACATTGGACCCCAGAacttgggaaagagaaaaagatcagGTTTCTTCAGGCATTTGCCCCATTATACTTGCATTGATATGGATACCCTCACAAGTAAAAGATCTTCCATAATCTTTTCTTCATGGAACAATGGCACTCAAGTTGATGATTGTTGATTGGTATCATTATAACAGCTACCATTGAAGAAGAAAATCTCGAATAGCTTATTAATTTCTGGATTTAGGTTCTAATTCCATAATAACACCAATGAAAACATACTGTAAACTCTAAAGAGCTAATAATTATACAGTATCCTTCTTGTTACCTCCACATTCTATACATGAAATACCTAGaattcatcttaaaataaaaagatcaaacTGAACAACTACTTTGTACTAGATTTTGTTAGGTTCTTTCAAACGAGGTCCATTGTGGGAACTCAACAATGATGatcaaataaaaacatataacatatatacctACCTAGttgagaataaaatgtaaaccTACCCAGTTGGGTCTTTGTCACAATCTTagtctttttcttgttgttgctatattctttctttttaggaTTCTAAAAAACAGATTGGGaaatattattcataaaaattgatttaaaataaagttaaggctatctttatataaatatactcaagtcaggaaaaaaaaaaaaaaacagaccaacCTCAACTTACCTACAGAGGATGCTTTTCACAAATATACTTGAGAGTTCAAATACTATAAATACCTAACAtggacaaaataattttattgcatGGACTTTAACTTGTCCTAACTTGAGTgtactttatatgatttttaaaagttttatattgtCTCTCTATTGAGCTTTCCATTCAAAGTAAAAGCAAATCTAAGAAAGTAGATGATATTCACAATAGCTGATattcaggaaagagaaagcacagaGGAGTCTaagatatgttgaaattctaagtCAGAGATGAAACTCCTTACCTTTCTACCTACCAATGTTCCCATCTCCAAGAAAGTTATTAATGCACTCAGCCTTGAGGGTGTCTCTGCAACTGATTCCacaagatcagagaagaaaaaatatgtttgggGACTCCTTGTTTACAATATATAATCTTGGCTAATTATTTTACTCATTAATTTCAGTCATCTGTCTTGAACACAGGTTTTAGCGTTTAACTGGCTTTATTAAATTCAAACAcaacttcatttaaaattatagttaattATGGTAAGTGTCTT
This window of the Physeter macrocephalus isolate SW-GA chromosome 21, ASM283717v5, whole genome shotgun sequence genome carries:
- the RAB9B gene encoding ras-related protein Rab-9B, with the translated sequence MSGKSLLLKVILLGDGGVGKSSLMNRYVTNKFDSQAFHTIGVEFLNRDLEVDGRFVTLQIWDTAGQERFKSLRTPFYRGADCCLLTFSVDDRQSFENLGNWQKEFIYYADVKDPEHFPFVVLGNKVDKEDRQVTTEEAQAWCMENGDYPYLETSAKDDTNVTVAFEEAVRQVLAVEEQLEHCMLGHTIDLNSGSKAGSSCC